One Isoptericola dokdonensis DS-3 genomic window, GCGGGGCCGAGCAGCCTCCCCGGACGGACCGGTTCACGGCTCAGATCGAGCGTGACCCGGAGCAGCTGCGCGCGCGGCTGTCGGCCTTCCAGACGGCCACCGCGCGTGGCCGTTCGGCGACGACCGGCGGTGGGGTCTCGACGGATGCGGCTCGACCGTGAATGATGTCCATGAATCATCCCCGCACAGCGGTGACCTGCGCACACTCGGCGCATCTGATGAGGAGGAAGCGTGACCCTCAGTACTGAAGCGACCAACTTCGGGTGGCTTCTCGACAACTTCGTCCGCACCGTGCCGGGCAGCCGCCACACCCTGGTGGTCTCGGCGGACGGTCTGCTCATGGCGATGTCGGACCAGCTCGACCGCACGAGCGGCGACCAGCTCGCCGCGATCGTGTCGGGCATGTCGAGCCTGACCCGCGGCGCCTCGCGGCAGCTCAACGGCGGCAACGTCCGCCAGGCCGTCATCGAGATGGACAACGGCTACCTCTTCCTGATGAACGTTTCCAACGGCTCCGTCCTGGCGGTCGTGGCGGACGCGAACTGCGACATCGGCCTCATCGGTTACGAGATGGCCCTGCTCGTCTCGCGCACCGAGGCGACGCTCACCCCGCAGCTCATCTCCGAGATGCGCGGCAACCTCCCGGTCGACGGCGCGACCCGCTCCGCGCGGGTGGGATGAGGTAGGTCATGACGCACGCACCGTTCGGTTCCCTGGGCGCGCACACCGCGGACAGCTACGAGGCGTCCACGGTGCGTCCCTACGCGGTCACCGGTGGCCGCGTCCGGTCGTCCATGTCCGACCTGCCCCTCGAGGCCCTGGTCGAGGTGATGCCGGGCGCCGTGAGCAGCTTCGGCCTCACCCCGGAGAAGCGCGCGATCCTGCAGCACGCGGCGCACACCTACGTCTCGGTGGCCGAGCTCTCCGCCCTGCTCAAGCTCCCCCTGGGGGTGGTCCGCATCCTCGTCGCGGACATGCAGGAGGAGGGCCACATCACCGTGCACACCTCAGCCCCGGTCAACGTCCACACGGGTCACGGCAGCAACCACTCGGGGCTTTCCCTGAGCGTCTTGGAGAGTGTTCTCAATGGCATTTCCGCCCTCTGACAGCGCGTCGCCCGCGTCGGCCGGTGGGTTCTCGCCGAGCTGGGCCCCGGTCTCGCAGCCCTCGGGCATGTGGGCCACCCAGGCGGCTCCCGTGAACGAGGCCCCTGCTGCCGCGGACGGCCCGGCTGCCGCGCCCGTGCGCCAGAGCGTCCTCGGGGGGTCGTCGGCGCCCGCGCAGGAGTCCGCGCCGCACGCAGGCCCGGCCACCGCGGTCCAGGCTCCCGTCGCGCAGGCCGGCCCGGCCACGGAGCCGCCGCCCGCCGCGCGACCGGCCGCCACGGCACCGACGCCGGGAAGCGCCCCGACCACCACGAAGATCGTGGTGGCCGGCGGGTTCGCCGTCGGCAAGACGACGTTCATCGGCTCGATCTCCGACGTCGAGCCGCTCAACACCGAGGCCGCGATGACGGAGCACTCCGTGGGCGTCGACGACGCCGGCGGTGTCACCGACCGCAAGACCACCACGACGGTGGCCATGGACTTCGGCCGTGTCTCCCTGCCGGGCAACCTCTGGCTCTACCTGTTCGGCACCCCTGGCCAGGACCGCTTCCTGTTCATGTGGGACGACCTGGTGCGCGGTGCGATCGGTGCGGTCGTCCTGGTGGACACCGACCGGCTCGAGCAGTGCTTCCCCGCCATCGACTACTTCGAGTCGCGGGGCGTGCCGTTCGTCGTCGGCGTGAACTGCTTCGACGGCGTCGCGAAGCACCGTCTCGAGGACGTCCGCGAGGCGCTCCAGATCCCGGCCCACGTACCCATGCTCTACACGGACGCGCGCTCCCGGGCCGCGACCAAGCAGACGCTGATCTCGCTCGTGCAGCTCGCGATGCGTCAGCTGCGCTCCGGCGGCTCCGCCAGCTGAGCCCACGGCCGTCGACGAGGCGCCGACCCCGGTCGGCAGCCGTCGTCGACGGCCGCGCTCGTGCCCCGGCTAGACTTCCGGGGCCTGGAGGGCTGACAGAGCGGCCGAATGTGACGGTCTTGAAAACCGTTGTGCGGCAACCCCGCACCGGGGGTTCGAATCCCCCGCCCTCCGCTCGGTGCGGCGTCCGCCGACGTCGCGCTTTGCCCCGGAGTGCCCTTGCCGGTTACTCTGGGCGCCGCGGCGAGACGGTCTACCGGCTCGCCGCGAGGAGACGTCGCATAGTCTGGTCTAGTGCGCCACCCTGCTAAGGTGGTAACGGGGCAACCCGTTCGCGGGTTCAAATCCCGCCGTCTCCGCCAGGAAGGCTCCGGTGCTCGTCGCCCGGGGCCTTTTCTGTCGGGCCGGGGCATGGCGGACCGTGGTCTCGGTCACGATCCCTGGATCCGGTTTGGGGATCCGGCACGGTCGCGGTAGTGTTCTCGACGGCCGGTACGGAAGCACCGGCCAGGTAGGCGCCCGTAGCTCAACGGATAGAGCATCTGACTACGGATCAGAAGGTTGGGGGTTCGAATCCCTCCGGGCGCACACACCAGGCGGCGGCCCGATCCACACGGATCGGGCCGCCGCCTTTTTTGTCGTCGCGCTGCTCACGGGATCGTCTGCTGCGGGGCGTGTTGCGCCCGGGGGTTCGACGAGGCGCTCGTCACCGGAGCCGTCCTGCTCGGCGGGCAGGGCTCCGGTGCGAGGAACCCGCGCCGCCGGCGCTGCCGGCGGGGACGCGCAGGGTGCGAGACGGGCTGGCGCCGGGGCCCTGCTCGCCTCGCCCGCCATCTTCCGTCGTGACGCCCACGGTCGGCGCCCACTCCCGCCAGGCCCGAGGAACGGATCGACCCGACATCAGGTGCGTGGGATGTTCGAGCGGGGGACCACCGCGCTCCACATCGACCTGGACCACAGGCCGCTCCGGCCAACAGGTCGGACACCGGTACCGATCGAAGGCAGAGCTGCCGCGACCAACCCGGGGGCCTGAGGTCGGCGCGGCGGTCGAAGCGCCGTGAGCAGCCGTCAGAGCTACAGCCGCTCGACGACGCGAGTGCGCGCCCCGTGAGCCAACCCGAGCCCAACGGACGACATCGTCCGGAGGCCGTTCTCCGGCGGACTCCGGGACGAGCCCGCCACAGAGGTGAGCCGTCCGAGCCGGCCCGCCGGCCGGGCCGGACCGCGGCGTCGACCCGGAGCGGCTGTGGTGCCGCGCGATCCTGGCTCCAAGGTCGGCGGCGGCACCGCGAGGCGCCCGCGTCCGCTGCTGAAACGCACGGTCGCCAGGGACACCCGTGCCGCGAGGAGCAGGGCAACGCGTACCGGTCCCGCCGTCGAAGTGGCGAGACGGCCGGCGTCTGCGTACGACGCGAACATGCCTACCGGGGTTCAGGCGCGTCGTCCGTGCCGTCCTGCCGCTCGGCAGCGGTGCCGGCGTGGCCCACGTGGCCTACCTGCGGGGAGCGTCCTCTGCGGGGAGTGGTGCAGGCCACGTGGGGGTGCGTTGACGTGGGGCGGGTGGGTGGGTAATGTTCTCGGAGTTCAGCCCGCTCGGCGAGTCGGACACCGTAGAGACGGCCTTCGTGGCTGGGTACCGGTGGCCGGGCCGGGGGTTGGGAACCATCTTCCTTCTGGTCGGGGTGTTTTGTGCGCTCTGATCGGGGTGGGGTGTCTGTGTTTTCTGGTGT contains:
- a CDS encoding roadblock/LC7 domain-containing protein, encoding MTLSTEATNFGWLLDNFVRTVPGSRHTLVVSADGLLMAMSDQLDRTSGDQLAAIVSGMSSLTRGASRQLNGGNVRQAVIEMDNGYLFLMNVSNGSVLAVVADANCDIGLIGYEMALLVSRTEATLTPQLISEMRGNLPVDGATRSARVG
- a CDS encoding DUF742 domain-containing protein; its protein translation is MTHAPFGSLGAHTADSYEASTVRPYAVTGGRVRSSMSDLPLEALVEVMPGAVSSFGLTPEKRAILQHAAHTYVSVAELSALLKLPLGVVRILVADMQEEGHITVHTSAPVNVHTGHGSNHSGLSLSVLESVLNGISAL
- a CDS encoding GTP-binding protein, which gives rise to MVVAGGFAVGKTTFIGSISDVEPLNTEAAMTEHSVGVDDAGGVTDRKTTTTVAMDFGRVSLPGNLWLYLFGTPGQDRFLFMWDDLVRGAIGAVVLVDTDRLEQCFPAIDYFESRGVPFVVGVNCFDGVAKHRLEDVREALQIPAHVPMLYTDARSRAATKQTLISLVQLAMRQLRSGGSAS